The Paenibacillus sp. MBLB1832 genome has a window encoding:
- a CDS encoding LLM class flavin-dependent oxidoreductase, translating into MSIRFSWFTPTNGDGAHIGLKQPEREPDLSYLIRVAQTAEQAGFDGILVPVGTPFLDSWMVGSALVHHTKRIRPLIAIRPGFIAPSLSAKMAATLDQFSGGRIDINIVAGGSPHELGQDGDFVSHDERYERARDFMTVLNKLWEERGFNYKGSHYAIKDGNLVPPNRQGKIPIYFGGSSESAKQITAEFGNVYLQWGEPIEEVKAQIEDVRQRAAALGRTVEFGVRIHVIVRETEREAWEFAESLVSEIDPEVEARMSRYYQQADSVAQGRMSRLLQGDYRFGKYKWAGIGRVRKGAGTAVVGTPEQVKEGLQEYIDAGVSHFIISGFPHLEEAERVSKLLLPLFRDQTEISIG; encoded by the coding sequence ATGAGTATTCGATTTTCTTGGTTTACGCCAACGAATGGTGACGGCGCTCATATTGGTCTCAAACAACCGGAGCGGGAGCCCGATCTGTCTTATTTGATTCGAGTCGCTCAAACGGCCGAGCAGGCAGGTTTTGATGGTATTCTTGTGCCGGTCGGCACCCCGTTTCTGGATTCCTGGATGGTCGGATCAGCTCTTGTGCACCATACGAAGCGGATCCGGCCTCTTATAGCCATCCGGCCCGGCTTCATTGCCCCATCGTTGTCGGCCAAAATGGCGGCTACGCTAGATCAGTTTAGCGGTGGCAGAATTGACATTAATATTGTAGCTGGAGGCTCGCCGCACGAGCTTGGTCAAGACGGAGATTTTGTCTCACATGACGAGCGTTATGAGCGTGCCCGGGATTTTATGACTGTCTTAAACAAGCTGTGGGAAGAACGAGGCTTCAATTATAAAGGATCGCACTATGCGATTAAGGATGGTAACCTCGTGCCACCGAATCGGCAAGGAAAAATCCCCATCTACTTCGGTGGTTCCTCGGAATCAGCTAAACAGATTACCGCTGAATTCGGTAATGTTTATTTACAATGGGGCGAACCGATTGAAGAAGTGAAGGCCCAGATAGAGGACGTGAGACAGCGAGCAGCCGCTTTGGGTCGAACGGTGGAGTTCGGTGTGCGGATACACGTCATTGTTAGAGAAACGGAACGTGAAGCTTGGGAATTCGCCGAAAGTCTCGTATCGGAAATTGATCCGGAAGTGGAAGCGCGTATGTCGCGCTACTACCAGCAAGCCGATTCGGTGGCGCAAGGCCGAATGAGCCGTCTCCTGCAAGGTGATTATCGATTCGGTAAGTATAAATGGGCAGGTATCGGGCGTGTGCGCAAAGGAGCCGGAACCGCGGTCGTCGGCACGCCCGAGCAGGTGAAGGAAGGACTGCAAGAGTACATCGATGCCGGAGTTAGTCATTTCATTATCTCTGGCTTTCCGCACTTGGAAGAAGCGGAGCGTGTTAGCAAGCTGTTGCTTCCACTCT
- a CDS encoding Gfo/Idh/MocA family protein → MDESLKSSSVLRLGLIGLDTSHVKLFSELLMNPDHPHYVPGARIVAAFSGGSPDVQVSANRVEGYKQELRTAYGIEMLDSPEAVAEQVDGLLLTAVDGRTHPELFRRIAPFGKPTFVDKPFAVSQSDSQGMAEVASRYGLSWMSSSVRRYAASLVEALASLEGGEVVGAEAYGPLDLLPELPDWYWYGIHIVETAYAALGTGCKKVTATADQRQEVVTGVWGDGRTVQLRGNRGPNNNHGLLLHRQRGTVWLDTAVEQKSKYATLLERLLVFFQSGVPDIAPEETLELIRFIEAVNESRLTGKTVYL, encoded by the coding sequence ATGGACGAAAGCTTAAAATCATCCAGTGTGCTTCGTCTTGGCTTGATCGGGTTAGACACATCGCATGTCAAGTTGTTCAGCGAGTTGCTCATGAATCCCGATCACCCGCATTATGTGCCTGGCGCAAGAATTGTAGCCGCCTTTTCTGGCGGTTCGCCTGATGTTCAAGTAAGCGCCAACCGTGTCGAAGGATACAAGCAGGAGCTGCGTACAGCATACGGCATTGAAATGCTTGACTCGCCGGAAGCGGTAGCGGAGCAGGTGGATGGCCTGCTCCTGACAGCCGTAGACGGACGAACGCATCCAGAACTGTTCCGCCGCATCGCGCCTTTCGGCAAGCCGACATTCGTCGATAAGCCGTTCGCTGTCTCGCAGAGCGACTCACAGGGCATGGCGGAAGTGGCTTCCCGTTATGGGCTGTCCTGGATGAGCAGCTCCGTACGCCGCTATGCCGCATCGCTAGTTGAGGCGCTTGCTTCACTTGAAGGCGGAGAAGTCGTAGGGGCCGAAGCCTACGGCCCGCTTGATTTGCTGCCGGAACTTCCGGACTGGTACTGGTATGGCATTCATATTGTGGAAACCGCGTATGCGGCACTTGGAACGGGATGCAAGAAAGTGACAGCTACGGCGGATCAGCGGCAAGAAGTAGTTACTGGCGTGTGGGGGGATGGCCGTACCGTTCAATTACGCGGCAACCGCGGGCCCAATAACAACCACGGGCTGCTGCTGCATCGCCAGCGAGGTACCGTATGGCTCGATACAGCCGTTGAGCAAAAGTCTAAATATGCAACTTTGCTAGAACGGCTGCTTGTATTTTTTCAAAGCGGAGTACCGGATATTGCGCCTGAAGAAACGCTGGAGTTGATTCGGTTTATCGAAGCGGTTAACGAAAGCCGGTTAACCGGCAAAACGGTTTATCTGTGA
- a CDS encoding DegT/DnrJ/EryC1/StrS family aminotransferase, whose translation MNPKLAIHGGTAVRSIPLPPLLRGALVIGGEEKEEVDRVIDSKALFRYYGNDVQHCVERLEHQIAQEANVPYALGVTSGTAALIVALKALGIGYGDKVIVPANTFTATAGAVICANAVPVYADIDESMNLDPHDLERVYDNEVKAIIAVPINGTPCDMDGIMAFAREKGIYVIEDVAQSLGTTYKGRFAGSIGHIGTFSFQMQKTITAGEGGAIITHDAGLFERAVRYHDQGSFREKMRYGFETGEQQAFAGQNYRMSELTGAVLLAQWKKLDPIISVMRHRQQAARRAIEARLPQVRFRKSPDPAGDTGSVLGLFLPDAETAVRFAQAVEAEGVTCFRMYGGRPIYMTPFLLHQRTAEKNNFPFDFPFRHPVAYKPGMCPVAEDLLSRYVHIPISPTLTERDAEDIAEAVVKVYEGLGVDQWTKA comes from the coding sequence ATGAACCCAAAATTAGCTATCCATGGAGGAACGGCCGTTCGCAGTATACCCTTGCCTCCATTGCTGCGCGGAGCGCTCGTCATCGGCGGCGAGGAGAAAGAGGAAGTCGACCGGGTCATTGACAGTAAAGCCTTATTCCGATATTACGGCAATGATGTGCAGCACTGCGTCGAGCGTCTGGAACACCAGATCGCCCAAGAAGCGAACGTTCCTTATGCGCTGGGCGTAACTTCCGGCACTGCTGCACTCATCGTTGCGTTGAAGGCGTTAGGCATTGGATACGGAGACAAAGTCATTGTGCCTGCGAATACGTTTACAGCAACAGCGGGCGCGGTCATCTGCGCGAATGCGGTCCCGGTATACGCCGACATCGATGAATCTATGAATCTAGATCCCCATGATTTAGAGCGGGTGTATGATAACGAGGTTAAGGCGATTATCGCGGTGCCCATCAACGGGACCCCCTGTGATATGGATGGCATTATGGCGTTTGCCCGAGAGAAAGGAATCTACGTGATCGAGGACGTGGCCCAATCACTCGGAACGACGTACAAGGGTAGATTTGCCGGTTCGATCGGCCATATCGGAACCTTTAGCTTCCAAATGCAAAAAACCATTACCGCCGGTGAAGGCGGAGCTATCATTACGCACGACGCTGGGTTGTTTGAGCGGGCCGTGCGCTACCACGATCAAGGCAGCTTCCGGGAAAAAATGCGCTATGGCTTCGAAACTGGCGAGCAGCAGGCGTTCGCCGGTCAGAACTACAGGATGAGCGAATTAACCGGAGCTGTTTTGCTCGCTCAATGGAAGAAGCTGGACCCGATTATATCCGTCATGCGTCATAGACAACAGGCCGCCCGTAGAGCAATCGAAGCACGCCTGCCACAGGTGCGGTTTCGAAAGTCTCCTGACCCCGCTGGAGATACCGGCTCGGTACTCGGCCTGTTTCTGCCAGATGCAGAAACAGCGGTGCGTTTCGCGCAGGCTGTCGAAGCCGAGGGCGTCACATGCTTCCGCATGTACGGGGGCCGTCCCATCTATATGACACCGTTTTTGCTCCATCAACGCACGGCGGAAAAGAATAATTTTCCGTTTGATTTTCCGTTCCGTCATCCGGTGGCTTACAAACCGGGGATGTGTCCGGTTGCAGAGGATCTACTGTCCCGCTATGTTCACATCCCAATTAGTCCGACACTGACGGAACGAGATGCTGAAGATATTGCAGAAGCCGTTGTCAAAGTCTATGAAGGGCTGGGGGTTGACCAATGGACGAAAGCTTAA